AAGGCATCGCTCCTGCTGCGGTCTGAAACATTCCTCTGGGCCTCAGTAATGACCTCCTAATGGCACTAATGAGCCTCCGCAGAGGAGCCCGGCTTcacagggaggggggaggaggggggggggggggggggcaagataAACACTGAAGTTGGACGAAAGATGGAGTTAGATGGTGATGAGTGAAATGGAGAAGGACAGGAGCGAGAGACAAGGgcaggagcgagagagaggagcgaaGCAACAAGGGCAAACAAAAGGAAAGGAGAGTGAAGAAAGGTTGTGGGGAGCAGCACCAGTAGGAATTATGTGGTCGCCCATTCAGCCCAGTGTCACTTCCAGTGTCGATGCGTGACCGCGCGTCTTCCGTGTGTGTGGCGTATTCCACGCCGCCATGAtggtttgacctctgacctgtgctGTGCTGATTAtaactctcctctcctctgctgcatgtgGAGGTGAGCTGTCCATGGCCGAGCTCCAGGACCCGTTTCTGGTCAGCGTGCACCTCATCGCCGACCCGGGCCGGGCCCGGCTCCTGCAGCGCGCCGCCGACGCCGTGCTGGCGTGGCTCCAcccggagctgcagctgttccgCGTGTCGGAGCGGGCCTGCGCCTCCCAGCggccgcggccccggcgccACCAGCACCCGGGCCCGGCCCAGCCGGCGCTGGCGCTCATCCTGTTCCTGCAGgaggcgagcggcggcggcggcggcggcggcggcggcggcggcggcggcgaggaggagcCGCTGACGGCGCTGCACCGCGCGCTGCAGCGGCCGCCGTGGCGCCACCACCACACGGAGCGGGTTAGCGACGGGCGccgcctgctgccgctgccgccctGCAGCCAGGACTTCTTCACGCTGGCGCCCGGCACCCCGCTGTGGGCCGTGCGCCAGGTCCACTACGGCAAAGAGATCGCCCGCTTCACGCTTTACTGCCGACACGAGAACTACGGCGACACGGTGCGTCtgtacaagctgctgctgcagcggcgcgtGGCGCAGAGGAAGGACGACTTCTGCTTCTTCGTGGTCTACTCCAACCCGGACATGGAGGTCCAGCTGTCGTTCAAGAGGCTGCCGCGGGGACAGGTCCCGGTGCCGCTGGACTCGGCCGTGATGGAGGTGAGGGTGCGGGACGTGGGGGCGCtggtgccgctgctgccgcagcCCTGCAGCCCCATCAGCGAGGTGCGCTGGCAGACGGAGGACTACGACGGCAACAagatcctgctgcaggtgaggcgcacgcacgcacgcacgcacacacacatgcacgcacacacgcacacacgcacacacacgcacacacgcacgcactcacgcacgcacgcacgcacgcacgcactcacgcacgcacgcacgcacgcacatgcacacacacacacacacacacacacacgcacgcacgcgcacatgcacacacacgcacgcacagataaCCGACAGATAAATCTATCAGTGTCTGAAATGGGAGAGTCTCCAATCCACAGATAATTGATCTCGTTTATCTGACGTAATGACTCCTTTGTACGTCCATAGTGGAGTCACCCTCCTCCAGTCTATACGCTCTGCACGCACAGAGCCATAAATCTGCAGCTTAGCTTTTAGAAAACTCCAACCACATGTATTGTTGTCACGCGCCAACATGTGGAAAACTGCTGCCTCGTCTCCGTGCGCTCGCATCCGTCCCGCGGCGGATGTGTGGAAAGTGCTCGCACTGAGCAGAAACGTGGAGAAGccatcaggaggaggaagaggaggaggggggaggaggaggaggaggaggaagaggaggaggaggaggagggaagacgaggaggaggaggaggagggaggaggaggagggaggaagaggagggggggggaggcgctgaggcgggaggaggaggaggaggaggaggaggaggaggaggagaggaagaggaagaggaagaggaggaggaggaggaggagggggagggggggagaggaggaggggaggaggaggaggaggaggaggaggggggggaggagggggaggaggaggaggaggaagaggaggaggaggagggggaggaggaggaggaggaggaggaggggaggaggaggaggggaggaggaggagggggggaggagggggaggaggaggaggaggaagacgaggagggggaggaggaggaggaggggaggaggaggaggaggaagaggaggagggggagggaggaggagggggaggaggaggaggagggggaggagggggaggaggaggaggaggaggaggaggaggaggagggaagaggaggagggggaggaggaggaggaggagcgtttCCACGTCCGCCGTGAGGTGAACAGCACTTTATCTGCACAGAGTTTGGAGGGTGGAGGTGTGACACACGTGGGGTTTCTCCAGATGCTGAtggcttctccagctgctggggggggggggggggctttaatAAACCCCGGGGCTCCCCTACacccctcactcctcctccgCCAGCGTCGCGTGAGGAGGTTCGTACTCTGGAACATGcgcctcctcccttcctgttcTCTAGTGAACCCGTTTCTCACTAAATCCACAGAACTGCAGCCAAGatggaggtgctgctgcagtgaaccCCGTCCAGCCTGAAGCCTCACGTTGAAGCCTCAGTGCAGTTTCCTCACCCTCAAGTCAAACCTCCTCTGTGCATGTGGTCATTCTTtacgctctcctccctcccaggTCCAGGCGCCTCACATCAAACCCGGGCCGGACCCCTGCCGCCCGTCACCCGCCGCCCCCGACCCGGCGTCAGCTCCGTCCACCTTCGCCCGCAGCGCCGCCTCCAACCGGCACCGCCGCCACCAGCACAGggcgccggcccggcccagGGCCCAGCCCGCCTCCTACGGCGCCGGCGACGGGCCGGACCCGCAGGAGCAGTGGGGGGACGGCTGGAGGGCCCCGTGGGGGGGCCGGCGCTCGGGCTCGCTCTTCTCGCTGCCCAACctgggctccagcagctcccgctccacctgctcctcccccGGGCCCTCGCCCGTCCCCCACCACCGGAGCTGCTCCCTCACCAGGAGCTCCTCGCTCGTCCCGCCCTTCCGGCTCAACGTGGATGCTCTGATCGGCGCGGAGGAGACTGACGTGGACACGGGGCACAGGGTGAGCGCGGGCGGCGCCGTGGACCTGACGGTGGTGTCGGCGTACGTCCGATCCAGCTGCCGGCCGCTGTCGGCGCCGCCGGAGGACATCGGACCCACCCTGTTCCCCGGCATCCCGGACAACGCCTACAAGGCAGCAACACTGGGCCGGACCGCGAACACGCCCGCCGCCTTTCTGCGGGCCCACGTGCAAGGCAGCAGCGACATCTCCGTGAACCCGTCGGACAGTTGCAGCGTCATCAGTGCAACGACCGAAGAGCCGCacaagggagaggaagaggaagtccAAGAATTCTACATCTGAAATGACTCAATCTCACCATAATGACAAACTTCTGGACTGGGACAGTCACAGACCGGCTCGGCTCTGCCCACTGGTGGTTCGTAGGAGAACTACAGCTCTAACTGTATTTAATGCCCTCGTGTATTTGTGAATTTTGCTGTTTTGCATGTAGATTGGATcgttgtaaatgtaaatatcaGCTCATATAATGGGATGGAAATACACATTTAAAGGACCAACGACTGTACAGATTTATTACCTAATAAAGTTATTTCCCTTttcaatttcaaaatgtgtctaaTGGGGGAGAGTCATGACATGAACTGAGGGGTTAGTTTAATAGAACAGGTCTGTACTGTTTGTCACCTCTGTGATGGTCTGGACGTGAGACATGAAGTAAACACTGTTATGAATGGAGTTGTAGCTACAACCCGTCAGACACAGGCTTTTTTTTATAAGTGCTTGGTTTTCTTCACGCTTTAAAGTTCACTGTTTAATAGACAAGATGCTTAATTGTACTTAAATACATAACACTTTACTTTAGCTCACTAAAAACTTGGATCGATTTTATATATCACAGAAACATAAACTACCCAATATTAAAAGAAGGACGCTATGAGCGTGTGGTGTTTTAAAGCGGCGCAGTGTCGCCCCCTTGTGTTGAAAGGAGAGTAATGTGATTTAACGTCCACGTCACCGCTGAGCTTCGTCTTGGTTTTAAACTATagatgagttaaaaaaaaacatcaatagaACAGTTTTGGTGTTCGGGTAGTCCGTCCTggcgttgtgggagtcgctggaGCTGCCTGAGCGGCCGCTCCGTCTGGGGGAACCGAACCGTAGACGCCTCCTGGTTCAGCGCCACAGCCTGAGCGCTTGAACacgtgcgtctgtctgtgtggtctCCACGAGGGGCATCCCCCCGACGGCGCGCGCGGGTTACCATGGCGCGAGTCTCCTCGCGGAGGTGATGTCATCGTCCGCCAATCAGGGCGGAGCGTGGTCTAGTCCCCGCTTCCACAGTGCAGACGTTACACACGAGTAGCCTGAAAAACAAATCAGTGTAAAAGTTGAGCAGCAGTTATACGCGCGCTTTACATTTATACCCTcagttttacagtttgtgtAAAACTTGGTGATCTTAAAGCTCCAGTATCATGTTTCTTCTTCGTGTCATAAAACAGGTTCCCAGAATGTGTGTATGAATTTATAACTGCTGTGTCGGAGCTTCCGCTGAAGCAGAGGTTCGTGTCGCCATAGCTGctagaaacgtgtgtgtgtgtgtgtttgtgtgtgtggggggggggtgaacccTGCATGAGCCGCGTCCCCTCACGTCGCCGCTCTCCCAGCGCCAGCACTGGCGGCTCTAATCCGCCGTGGCGTACCTGGCGGATCGCCTTGGCGACGCCGGCGTTGTTGCAGCCTGGCCCGACCTCGCGCGCCGGCATCCCCGCTAATCCTCGGGTACGTGAACGGCCCGCGGGTGCAGCGGCCTGAGGGGAAGTAGGGCACATGTCGGTTATCATCAGCGGAGAATGACGACACAGGACTGGAGGCGTTCATTCGTGAAGCCGCGgctggtaaagaactgctttaATGATTAATTATTCGATTGGAGGCTTGGGTGAATTACTAGAGGTTTGTAAACTTTAACCCAGGGGCCTTGTGGCTTGTATTATTAGTCTGAATGTGatacatttgttgttttgaagATATGAAGAACAACTGAATAACTCTTGTGCtgataatattttttattaactgtatttgtcttgtttgtttttctgattctctgtttctgttgatCGTTCTTAGTGATTTTTTGTGGCTGTttagttttatcttttttttttttaaacttccttCATATTTGTTTCCATTGCTCATAACCTGCTTTTCTCTTGGCTAGAtgaactcctcctccttcttttcatttccactttctcagagttcaaaggtcacagggGACCAGTTAGGGATTAAGTTGCTGCTTGGTGGAGGAAGGCAGAGGCGTCACAGACTCACAAACAGACTAATAAACTGTTGGAAACACAGACTtatgctgcgttcagggccacTTCAGAACTCAGAAATTTCCAGCTTCCTCTTTGTAGATTAGAGTAGTAAAAACACCACCTTCCTGCAATCTGCCCTGAAGTGTCTCATCGATAAAACCCTTGGACCCGCTCCGATGCCTCTTCAACCCTGTGTATGCAGCGACTGCTTGCATTCTGCAGCACAACGGAGCACATGTGCTGTAATCTCCTGCGTAAACGCCTGAATATTTGGCCTGCTGCTGTCCACCCCGGCCCccggagcagctgcagtttgctcCCAAACAGCGAGCGCAGATCATTATTTCTACAAACATCCACCTCTCACACAATGTTCCTCCAAAGGCCTCACAGCCGCTGAGATGAGCGCTTCTGTTTGCGGATGTCTCTGATCAGCTACAATGAGCATCAAAGTCTCTGGAATACCAGATTCCTGCGTCCGGCGCTGGGTTTTAAAGAATGTGGAGATTGCCTTTAATGAAGCCAAGCCGTGGCTCCACTAATTAGTCGAGTCCGATAATGGCTGGAATCTGCCGTTGGACAAAGCAGCCAAACACCTGATGGCTTCCAGTCATGTTCTCTCTTCATGGGAAAAACATGCCCACAGCTTGTTTTGCTGACTGGGAAATTCCCAATTAGGAGGGACAGCGGAGGAAACCTCACTCCTCAGCAGTTTGGTGTTCGGTGAAATACAGTTCATATCGTTGTTAATCACTTCGAGTGTCTTTATATGAAAACAGATTTAATGGAGCtacagtgttttactgtgatTATTAATCCGCTGAGGCTTCATTCATTAATTTGTCACAGTTGCAGCTGAATCTGCAgatcgtgcgtgcgtgcgcgtgcgcccTCGCCCCCTCTGCCCGGTCCGGGATTTGCTGGCCGGTGGCATGCCTCCCTCCGCCTGACTCCATATAGCCCCGCGGAGGCAGAAATCCCGGACGAGTGGTACGGACATCGCCGCCGGAGACGGAGCGTTTCCCCTTTAAACGCGGTCCCATGACTGCAGCCTGGCTCAGACGCAGACGAGCGCTGGACCGAACCGGACACCGGCCGCAGA
This genomic interval from Betta splendens chromosome 21, fBetSpl5.4, whole genome shotgun sequence contains the following:
- the LOC114847161 gene encoding protein FAM124A isoform X1; its protein translation is MEKTSAEDDCVDSGAETGGSDYSPLSSTSSELSMAELQDPFLVSVHLIADPGRARLLQRAADAVLAWLHPELQLFRVSERACASQRPRPRRHQHPGPAQPALALILFLQEASGGGGGGGGGGGGGEEEPLTALHRALQRPPWRHHHTERVSDGRRLLPLPPCSQDFFTLAPGTPLWAVRQVHYGKEIARFTLYCRHENYGDTVRLYKLLLQRRVAQRKDDFCFFVVYSNPDMEVQLSFKRLPRGQVPVPLDSAVMEVRVRDVGALVPLLPQPCSPISEVRWQTEDYDGNKILLQVQAPHIKPGPDPCRPSPAAPDPASAPSTFARSAASNRHRRHQHRAPARPRAQPASYGAGDGPDPQEQWGDGWRAPWGGRRSGSLFSLPNLGSSSSRSTCSSPGPSPVPHHRSCSLTRSSSLVPPFRLNVDALIGAEETDVDTGHRVSAGGAVDLTVVSAYVRSSCRPLSAPPEDIGPTLFPGIPDNAYKAATLGRTANTPAAFLRAHVQGSSDISVNPSDSCSVISATTEEPHKGEEEEVQEFYI
- the LOC114847161 gene encoding protein FAM124A isoform X2, producing the protein MAELQDPFLVSVHLIADPGRARLLQRAADAVLAWLHPELQLFRVSERACASQRPRPRRHQHPGPAQPALALILFLQEASGGGGGGGGGGGGGEEEPLTALHRALQRPPWRHHHTERVSDGRRLLPLPPCSQDFFTLAPGTPLWAVRQVHYGKEIARFTLYCRHENYGDTVRLYKLLLQRRVAQRKDDFCFFVVYSNPDMEVQLSFKRLPRGQVPVPLDSAVMEVRVRDVGALVPLLPQPCSPISEVRWQTEDYDGNKILLQVQAPHIKPGPDPCRPSPAAPDPASAPSTFARSAASNRHRRHQHRAPARPRAQPASYGAGDGPDPQEQWGDGWRAPWGGRRSGSLFSLPNLGSSSSRSTCSSPGPSPVPHHRSCSLTRSSSLVPPFRLNVDALIGAEETDVDTGHRVSAGGAVDLTVVSAYVRSSCRPLSAPPEDIGPTLFPGIPDNAYKAATLGRTANTPAAFLRAHVQGSSDISVNPSDSCSVISATTEEPHKGEEEEVQEFYI